The sequence GAACGATGCGCTCGACATTCATGGCGGGCGTGGCATCTGCGATGGGCCGTCGAATTATCTGCAGGCCGCCTATCAGATGGTGCCAGTGGGCATCACGGTGGAGGGCGCCAACATCCTGACGCGCTCTCTCATCGTGTTTGCGCAAGGCGCGCTGCGCAGTCACCCCTATCTGTTGCCCGAGATCGAGGCCCTGAGCGACGAGGACCGCGCCCAAGGGATCGAGCGATTCGAGGCGGTGTTTGACGATCATCGCGCCTTTCTCTTGTCGAACGCCACCGGTGCGCTGTTTCACAACGTGACCTTCGGCGCCTTCGCCGCCGCGCCGCTCGATGCCGGTGACATGAAGCACTGGTGGAAGCAGTTGTCGCGCGCGTCGCGGTCGTTCGCGCTGGTTGCCGATGCGACCGTCGCGCTTCTGGGCGGCGGCCTGAAGACGAAGCAGAAGATCACCGGCCGCATGGCGGATGCGCTGGCCGAACTTTATCTGCTCTCGTCGATCCTCAAGCGCTATCAGGACGATGGACGCCAATGGGCGGATCGCAAGCTCGTGGACTATTGCGCGCAGAATTGCCTCGCGCGCTTCGACGCGGCCCTGCGCGGGGTGCTCGACAATTTCCCCATCCGCTCGGCCGCCTGGATCATGGGGCCGCTCGTGCTGCCTTTCGGTGTGCGGCGCGGCGCGAGCGATAAGGACGGCAAGGCGCTCGTGCGTCAGGCGCTGGAGCCGGGCGCGTCCGCGATCGTCTCACCCGGTACATTTATGTTCCGGGCAATACGGACGACGCCCTGGGGCTTCTCGAAGCGGCTTTCGAAAAGACCATCGCCAATGAAGAGGCGGAGAAGAAGTTGGAACGCGCGATCCGAAAGGGCGAGGTCCAACGCTTCCATGACCGCGACTGGATCAAGCAGGCCGAGGAGAAGGGCGTTCTGACATCCGACGAAGCCCGCGAGCTCGCCGAACTGCGCGAGCTGGTCGCCCGCGTCATCGCCGTCGACGACTTCGCGCCCGACGAGATCGCCCGCAAACCACAGCCGGGCCAGAGCGGCCCGGCCTCCAATCAGCACATCGCCGCCGAGTAGAATTGCACCTATGCCAATCACCATTCCCGACTTGAAAGACTGGACGTTCACGGTCGACTACGAGCGCATCGCCTGGGCGGTCGCGGACCGCGAAGGCGAGAGCATGAACGCGCTGGGGCGCCGTCCCACCGAGGAGCTGGAGAAGATCGTCTCGGCGGTCGAGGGCGCCGAGGCTGGGGAGATCAAGGGCCTTGTGCTGATCAGCGCGAAGGATACGAGCTTCATCGCCGGCGCGGACATCAACGAGTTCGACGCTTACGACACCGAAGACAAGATCAAGGATGCGGTGACGCAGACGCTGGCGCTGTTCGACCGCATTGAGAAGCTGCCGGTCCCTGTGGTGGCGGCGATCCACGGCTACTGCCTCGGCGGCGGGCTGGAGCTGGCGCTCGCCTGCCACTGGCGGATCGCCGACCGCGAGGAGGGGACGCGGCTCGGCTTCCCCGAAGTCAAGCTCGGCATCTTTCCCGGCCTCAACGGCACCGTGCGCGCCATTCGCTCGGCAGGTCCCGTCGATGGCATGACCGCCATGCTCACGGCCAAGATGCTGCGCCCCACGGCGGCGCGCGCCATGGGCCTCGTCGATCAACTCGTCCCCACACGGCATAATCTGCGCTGGGCCGCGCGCAAGGCCGTCCTGAAGAAGCTGCGGTCCAAGGGCGCGCCGTGGTGGAAGAAGCTCATGGCGAAGCAGCCGGTGCGCGGGTTCCTCGCCAAGCAAATGCGCGAGAAGACGGCCGCGAAGGTCCGCGAGGAGCATTACCCGGCTCCGTTCCGGCTGATCGATCTGTTCGAGACCTGTGGCGACGATCCGGAAGCGATGCGCCTTGCGGAAACGGAGATGTTCGCGCCGCTGATGGTCAGCGACACGTCACGCAATCTCCGCCGCTGTTTCAAGCTGTCCGAAATGCTCAAGAGCTCGGCGCCCAAAGGCTCGGCCCAAAAGAGCACGTTCAAGCCGCGCAAGGTTCACGTCATCGGCGCGGGCACCATGGGCGGCGACATCGCCGCTTGGTGCGTGGCTTGCGGGATGCAGGCCAGTCTCCAGGATCTCGACGAAGCACAGATCGACAAGGCGCTGTCGCGGGCCAAGAAGCTGTTCAAGAAGCGCGTGCGCGGGAAGACGGCCTTCGACTCCGCCGTTGCGCGCTTGATCGCGGACCCGGAAGGCAAGCACATCAAACATGCCGATGTGATCATCGAAGCAGTCGCCGAAAAACTCGAGGTGAAGCAGAATCTGTTCGCCGATCTGGAAGGCAAGGCGAAGCCCGGTGCGGTGCTCGCGACCAATACGTCGTCGTGAAGCTCGAAGAGATTGCCGCGCCGTTGAAGGATCCCGGCCGGCTGGTCGGCATTCACTTCTTCAACCCGGTGGCTCAACTGCCGCTCGTCGAGGTCGTGCGTGGCGATGCCACGCGCGAAGAGGAGATCGGCAAGGCCTGCGCCTTCGTGACCGCGATCAACAAGCTGCCGCTAATCGTCAAGAGCTGCCCAGGCTTCCTCGTGAACCGCGTTCTTGCGCCGTACATGATGGAAGCGGTCCGGCTCTATCAGGAAGGGCAGCCGCGCGAGAAGATCGATCAGGCCGCGCTGAAGTTCGGCATGCCCATGGGGCCCATGGAGCTCATGGACATGGTCGGCCTCGATATCTGCAACAAGGTGGGCGAGGAGCTGTCGCTCGCGCCGGAGGGCGAGGGCTCGCAGGACAACGTGCTTGCCAGCCTCGTCAAGCAAGGCAAGCTCGGCAAGAAGACTGGCCGCGGCTTCTACCAATGGGAAGACGGTAAGCCGAAACGCGAGCCGATGGATTTTTCGGACACGGAGCTGACGCGCTTGGGCGAGAAGCTTATGGCGCCGCTTCTGGCCGAGGCAGCCCGCGCGGAAGCCGAAGGCGTGGTTGCCGACGCCGATCATGTGGACGCCGGCGTGATCTTCGGGACGGGCTTCGCGCCGTTCCGGGGCGGCCCGCTGCACTACGCCAAAACGAAGAATGCCGCCGCTGACAAGGAAGCGGCATGACGCTCACAGGACCCGCCCGGTCCCGGAAGGAATGTGGATGACGAATACGACTCTACGTCGCGTTGCGGTGCTTGGCGGAGTGAGGACGCCGTTCTGCCGGTCGCACACGGCGTATGCGGAACTCTCCAACCTCGACATGCTGATGGCGGCCCTCGCGGGTCTTGCCGAGAAGTTTGCTCTCGAGGGCACGCATATCGACGAGGTGGTCGGCGGCGCCGTGGTCACGCACGCGAAGGATTGGAACCTGGCGCGCGAAGCGGTGATCGGCAGCCCCTTGGCCGCCACCACGCCCGGCATCACCATGATGCAGGCCTGCGGCACGAGCCTTCAGGGCGCGCTGGGCATCGCGGCCAAGATCGCGTCGGGTCAGATCGAATGCGGCATCGCCATGGGCTCGGACACGACCAGCGATGCGCCCATTGTCGTCCAGAAAAAGCTCGCCAAGCGCCTCATCGAGGCCTCCCGGGCCAAGAGCTGGGGCCAGCGCCTCGCTGCCTTCAAGGGCATGAGCCCGGGCGAACTCGCCCCCGTGCCCCCCCGACACCCGCGAGCCGCGCACGGGCCTCGGGATGGGCGAGCATTGCGAGTTGATGGCTAAGGAGTGGGGCATTTCCCGCGAAGACCAGGATCTCCTGGCCTATGAGAGCCATAGAAAGGCTGCGGGCGCCTACGACGACGGCTTCATGGACGATCTCGTCGTGCCCTGCGCCGGCGTTTTCCGGGACAACAACATCCGCCCGGATATCTCGCTCGAGAAAATGGCCGAACTGAAACCGGCGTTCGACAAGCAGAATGGGACGATTACTGCCGCGAATTCGACACCGTTAACCGATGGGGCCTCCACGGTGCTGCTGGCGAGCGAAGAATGGGCGGATTCCAAGGGAATTCCGGTTCAGGCCTATTTAACTTTGGGTCGTACTTCTGCCGTAGACTATGTCGAAGGTGAGGGGCTCTTGATGGCGCCGACCGTTGCTGTTAGCGATCTATTGCAGCAGGCGGGCGTGGCCCTTCAAGACTTTGACTATTACGAGGTGCACGAAGCGTTTGCTGCGCAGGTACTTGCGACGTTGAAGGCATGGGAGTCCGAAGAATATTGCCGGGTCCGGCTGGGGCGTGACGCGCCGCTCGGGCCCATCGACAGGTCCAAGCTGAATATCGAGGGCTCGTCGATTGCGATCGGACACCCTTTTGCTGCCACGGCGCCCGAATCCTGGCAGTTTTAGCCAAACTCCTTCATAATAGGGGTGGCAAAAGAGGTTTGATTTCAGTGTGTACCGCGGGCGGAATGGGTGTCGCCGCGATCCTTGAAGGGGTCGGACCATCCAACGCAGCGGATGCGGGTTTGAACGAGAGCGCCGAACAATAGGTGCTCCACCGCCGGATCGAGTGCCGGGTCCAACGAGACCCGTCGGGGACAGGGAGTAATTGAGACACTGCCGAGGCGCGGTCCGTGACCGCGCCTGACCCATGACGGAGGTTCTTATGCGGCACAAAGTTTACTCTGCGGTGATCGGCATGGCCCTTGCGGCCGTGCTCGTTCCGGCGAGCGCCACCACCGCACAGGCTGGCGATCCCACGGGCTATTGGCGCAAGGCCGACCAAGGCAAATATCCCGCGAAGATGCAGCTCTATTACTGCGGCGGGCGCTCCATCTGCGTGAAGATCGCCTGGCTGCAAAATCCCCGCGACAGCAAGGGCCGCGTCTTGCAAGACGTGCGCAACGTGAACCCGTCCTTACGCGGGCGCACCATCGAAGGCATGCACATTATCCGCGGCATGAAGCAGGTGAGTGCCAGTCAGTGGAAGGGCACGGTCTACAACCCCGAGGACGGCAAGACCTATTCGGCGTCTGTCACGCTCGCATCGTCGTCGAAGATCGTCCTCAAAGGTTGTGTCGCCGCGTTCCTTTGCCGCGAGCAGGTGTGGCTGCGGACATCCGCGCCGCCGCCGCCTGAAGAAGAGAAGAAGCCTGAGCCTCAGGTCGAGGCATCGGCAACACCGGCTCCAGCGCCTGCCGCGCCTGCAGCTGCCGCCCCGGCGCCCAAAGCCGCAACGGCCTCCGCGGCATCGACCGGGCTGGCAATTGACAATGTTGCCAGCACCGAGATGCAGACGCCGGCGGCGCCGCAGGGCGGGGCGCCCGGACTGAGCTACCTCAAGGGCGAAAAGGCCAATCAGCACCCTGCGGGCTACACGGGAGAGAGCGTGTCGAGTATGTTCTCGATGGCGTCCCCGGTCGTCCCCAGCGGTGCGCAGACCTCGGCGCAGCCGGCGCCGGCTCCCAGACCGGCAGCTCCCGCAGCGCCGGCGCAAGCCGCCACCACGCCCCAAACGGCGCCCGCACCCGCGTCGCGCCAAGCCTCGATCCAGTCCGAACCGGTCCAGCCCGAGTCAGGTCCGCCGGAAGCCGCCGCATCGGACGCGCAATCCGCCGCACCAGAGGAGTCTGCCGAGGCTGCTGCCGACACGTTCGACCAGCGGCTGAGTTGGCGCGAACGGCGCCAGATGCGCCGTCAGAAGCGCCTCAAGGAACTGCAGCAGCAGGGGCAGAACCTCATTCCCTGGATGCGCCAGTAGCCGGCCCGGTCTCTCAATCCGGATGTAGCAAGAGCCTTCGCCTGGGGGCATGAGCGTTGCTGCGTCTAAGCGCCTGTCTCCGCGCGGAGAGCCTTCTTGGACAGCTTGCCGATCATTGTCTTGGGCAGTTCGTCGCGGAACTCGATCGCCACGGGCAGTTCGAGCTTTGACAGCTTCGGCCGCAAGAACGTCATGAGGTCGACGGCGGTCTCGGTTCTACCGTCGTGCAGGCGCACATAGGCCTTCGGCGCTTCACCTCGATAGGAGTCGGGGATGCCGACGACACAGCATTCGGCCACGGCCGGATGCTCATGGAGCGCGTCTTCGATGCGGCGCGGATAGACCTTGAAGCCGGCTGTGTTGATCATGTCCTTGATGCGGTCGACGATGAAGATGAAGCCATCCTCATCCATGTAGCCGACGTCCCCGGTCCGGAAATACTTGCCGACAAAGACCGCCGCCGTCTCATCCGCTTTGTTCCAGTAGCCGCTCATCACTTGCGGCCCCGCGATGCAGATTTCGCCGGGCTCGCCCATTGGCATTTCGTGTTCGGGGTTTTCGAGGGAGCGGATCGTGATGTC comes from Methyloceanibacter stevinii and encodes:
- a CDS encoding enoyl-CoA hydratase-related protein; this encodes MPITIPDLKDWTFTVDYERIAWAVADREGESMNALGRRPTEELEKIVSAVEGAEAGEIKGLVLISAKDTSFIAGADINEFDAYDTEDKIKDAVTQTLALFDRIEKLPVPVVAAIHGYCLGGGLELALACHWRIADREEGTRLGFPEVKLGIFPGLNGTVRAIRSAGPVDGMTAMLTAKMLRPTAARAMGLVDQLVPTRHNLRWAARKAVLKKLRSKGAPWWKKLMAKQPVRGFLAKQMREKTAAKVREEHYPAPFRLIDLFETCGDDPEAMRLAETEMFAPLMVSDTSRNLRRCFKLSEMLKSSAPKGSAQKSTFKPRKVHVIGAGTMGGDIAAWCVACGMQASLQDLDEAQIDKALSRAKKLFKKRVRGKTAFDSAVARLIADPEGKHIKHADVIIEAVAEKLEVKQNLFADLEGKAKPGAVLATNTSS
- a CDS encoding 3-hydroxyacyl-CoA dehydrogenase family protein, whose protein sequence is MKLEEIAAPLKDPGRLVGIHFFNPVAQLPLVEVVRGDATREEEIGKACAFVTAINKLPLIVKSCPGFLVNRVLAPYMMEAVRLYQEGQPREKIDQAALKFGMPMGPMELMDMVGLDICNKVGEELSLAPEGEGSQDNVLASLVKQGKLGKKTGRGFYQWEDGKPKREPMDFSDTELTRLGEKLMAPLLAEAARAEAEGVVADADHVDAGVIFGTGFAPFRGGPLHYAKTKNAAADKEAA
- a CDS encoding DUF2147 domain-containing protein, with the translated sequence MRHKVYSAVIGMALAAVLVPASATTAQAGDPTGYWRKADQGKYPAKMQLYYCGGRSICVKIAWLQNPRDSKGRVLQDVRNVNPSLRGRTIEGMHIIRGMKQVSASQWKGTVYNPEDGKTYSASVTLASSSKIVLKGCVAAFLCREQVWLRTSAPPPPEEEKKPEPQVEASATPAPAPAAPAAAAPAPKAATASAASTGLAIDNVASTEMQTPAAPQGGAPGLSYLKGEKANQHPAGYTGESVSSMFSMASPVVPSGAQTSAQPAPAPRPAAPAAPAQAATTPQTAPAPASRQASIQSEPVQPESGPPEAAASDAQSAAPEESAEAAADTFDQRLSWRERRQMRRQKRLKELQQQGQNLIPWMRQ